In one window of Mercurialis annua linkage group LG4, ddMerAnnu1.2, whole genome shotgun sequence DNA:
- the LOC126679059 gene encoding protein GLUTAMINE DUMPER 5-like: MKNNNTASTPVDNGGLGHWNSPLPYLFVGLALMLGLIAMALMLLACSYPKSPPSNHSDEKSYDDRNRLGFEMEMEPKIVVIMAGDHNPTYLAKPAAVT; encoded by the coding sequence atgaagaacaataatacTGCATCTACACCAGTCGATAATGGAGGATTAGGTCATTGGAACTCTCCTCTTCCTTACCTCTTTGTCGGGTTAGCTCTGATGTTAGGACTTATTGCCATGGCACTCATGCTTCTAGCTTGCTCCTACCCCAAATCACCACCGTCCAATCATTCTGATGAAAAATCTTACGATGATCGTAATAGATTAGGGTTTGAGATGGAAATGGAGCCGAAGATTGTTGTTATAATGGCGGGTGATCATAACCCTACTTACTTGGCCAAGCCGGCAGCAGTTACTTAA